The window TACGCCTCGGAAGCCTATACCCGCTTCACCGTGGCGAACGACACGGGTATCGTCGGCATCATCGAAACGCTCAGCGACGTTTTCTGGGACAAGGAGCAGGGGATGCGCGAACTGATCAAATCGCGGCGGCAAACCACGAACCTTTCCGCAGACCTGACGAGCGACCTCGAAGGGATACTGCTCATGGCCAACCTCTATGACGACGATATTCCTCTGCTGGAATTCAATTTCATGGGCGTAACGCACCCGGACGCGCTCGACACATATCGCTTCTCTCTGCAGGGCACACGCCTCATGGACGACCGCCTTGTATATGACATTACGGTTGCGCCGAAAAGCCGGCTTAGCACCGCCTTTGCCGGAGAAATATCGGTCCTTGCCGACGAATGCGCCCTGCTTGAGGTCGCGCTCGAACCGGGGGAAGCTTTTTTGTTGCCTCGGCCGTTTAGCCACAGAGGCATGACGCTCTACCAGCAGTATGATTCCTTTGACGGAAGCGCATGGCTCCCGGTCGATTATCGGGCCGAGTTCGGGTTGGACGTATCCTTTGGTCCACTCTTGTACTTTCCCACATTCAAGGCGAAGCAACTCTCCCGCATAACCGATTACGAGATAGAGGCAACACTGCCGGATTCCCTCTATGCCGAAGGGAAACGCCTCGGCATAGATCAGGAAGCCATTGCCGCCGACACGCTGCTGGACCGTGCAGGCATTGCCGTGCCGCTCGAAGAACCGGAGCGGGTAGCATACGCCGGATTAGACAGCACCATGACGCTCGAAAAAGCGTTCGAGCCCAAAGGTATTCTGGCGCGCCGAGTCATCAGGATGGGCGACAGCGAAAACAGGGATGGAAAAAGAACCGGCGTCCTTGCGAGAATAAGCGAACCCATACCGGGCCTGCGCTCGCGGTTCCGCTTCAACCGCGCGGAAGGATTCGCTCCGGGGGCAGCCGTGAAAATCGAACGGGGGCGCCTGAATCTCGAGGGCCACGGCAGGTGGAGCCATGGACGCTGGAACCACAAACTCGGACAACCATGGACCTATGGAATCAGGGGGAGCATCGGCCTGGGACCCGAGAAACGAAAGACGCTCGGCGTATCGTACTTTGACGGGATCGAAAACCGCTGGGGAGGCGAAACCGGATACTCGGAGGTTATATCCCTACCGACCATATCCAGTCTCTTCGGGATCGGGAATTATTACGACCACTTCCACAACCAGCGCATAAGCGCGTTCGGAAGGTACCGCAAGGAACGTTTCAGCATCGGGCTCTCCGCATCACGCGAGATGCCTGCTCCGGTCGAGGCAATCACGGCCTACGATCTTTTCGCCCAGCCGGGCGCTCCCCGACCGAATCCACCGGTTTCCGAGCGCAGGTTGCATTCGGTTACGCTGACCGGCTCTTATTCTTTCTCCCACATAACAGACTCCATCCTCCCCCGTTTTATGAGGCGCGGCGCTTCTTTTGGGATCGAATACGGCAAGCTGGAAGGCATGGAGGATGCCTATGTACGACTTAGCGGCAATATCTCCGGAAACTTCGACACCTTTTTCTCGCGGCGTCCCCGGCCGAACACCCTCACTATCGACCTGAGAGGAGGCGCCCGCTTCGGAGAACTCCCCATCCATCGTTTCGGGGCGATACACGGTAGTATTGGGATCGTGCGCTTGCCCAACTCATTACATACGCTGGCCGGACGTCCGTACGAAGGAGACCGGTATGTCGGATTCTTCTGGGAACAGAATTTCCGAACGATACCCTTTGAATTGCTCGGCCTGCATGGCCTGGCGCGGCGGGGCTACGGCATCATCGTCGGCGGAGGCCATGCCCAAACCTGGATATCTCCTTCCCCCCTCGTCGAACAACCCGATCTGCATCTCTCTCCAGATGGAATGCACCACGAACTAACCGTTTCGCTGGACGGCATTCTGGGCTTCTTGCGCGTGAACTTTGCCCGCCGGCTCGACAGATCAGGCCATAGCGTGGGTATTGGCATAGGCGGATCTATTTTATAGACCGCTAAAGATTTCCTCGAACCTCGTCGAACAGAGACGGTTCGGTTTGACTGGACAGATTTTCTATTCCTCTTCCCCCTCGCTTTCCCGCATCTCTTCCACCTCGATGGTCAATGTCCATTCGGGATGCGTGGAGGGCGCCGTAACCACATTGAGCACCTCGAAAACGAGTTCGTATCGAAACCCCCGTTCGCCGGTTTTTACATGCAACCATGTAACGGCATGCGGCTTGACGACAATCAGGTCCGTCGCGGCGGCAAAGGTGTATTCCGACCGGCTGCGCAGCGTAAATGGCGCATCGGATATGTTTTTGATGGCCACGTGGAGCAAGGAAGTGCCCTCCTCGTATTCCGCGGTCTTTACCGAGAGCGATGCCTCGATCAGCGGCTGCACATGCTCCGGCCTGCCGATCAGGATGTCCTTGTACCATACCGCTGTGCGGCGCATCCGTAAGGCCTCTCCGATGCCCTCAAGAGAACGATCCGCTGCAAAAACGAGCGTGACGGGCCGGTGGCCGCCTCCAGGCACATCGTACTCCCAGTCCACCAGACCATGAATGTCGGAGGTGCCAAGGATGGCGAGATTATGGTCGAGGGCGATCTGGAGTGCGTTGTCCGAATACCAGAATTCGTTGACCACTTCGATTCCATGGAACAGTCCCTCGTCGAGAAGCTGGCGATGCATGTCGGTGAGTTCTGTGATCGCATCCGGCTTTTGCGCCGGCCAACTTGGATGATTCCAGAACACGAACGCTCCTTGCCGGTTGGCCTCGCGGATTGCCTCCGTAGCATCGTCCACCATAACGGGATTGACGTCTTCCAGCAAGACGGCGTTCAAGTGCCCCGGCGGCATGGACCGCGTGATTTCCGCTCCCCGCAGGACGAGAAGGGGCTCGTTTTCCGCTTCCTCTCCGTCCGCTTCTTCGGTTTCCGCCTGTTCCTGCGCGTCCTCCACCATTCTTTCGGCCACTTGCGCAGCCAGATCGTAACTCCGGTTTCGATCCGGGTGCGGAATGTCTTCGATATGCGGCTGGTATTCGATGTGATCGGTAATCGCAAGACAATCGAGCCCGTCGCGTATCGCTTCCTGCACACGAATATCAGGCCAGACACTCCCGTCGGAGAACGCCGTGTGGGTGTGGAGGTCGCAAGTCAGCGTATGGTACCCCGGCACGTCGGGAAACTCAATGATGCGCCGTTCGGCGAGATCATGTGCATGTTGGGCGCCGGCGCCGGGAACGGTCAGCAGTAGCAGGGCGGAGAGATAGAAAAGGCAGCGCATGGGATACAGTATGGTTGTGGGTATAAAACGGTATGGAGGCAGGTGGCATCTGAGTCAGTCGCGGATCGAGAGCAGGGTCGGCAAATTCAAGCGTTGTCCTTGTCAAAAGAGCACTGCAGGGTCAGCGTATGTACGCCGTCCTCTGTCCGGCTGATTTCCATTTTGCCGCCGAGACCGGCCAACTCGCCGGTGCCCGATCCGGGCACTACATTCCCGAATGAATG of the Bacteroidetes bacterium SB0662_bin_6 genome contains:
- a CDS encoding PHP domain-containing protein gives rise to the protein MRCLFYLSALLLLTVPGAGAQHAHDLAERRIIEFPDVPGYHTLTCDLHTHTAFSDGSVWPDIRVQEAIRDGLDCLAITDHIEYQPHIEDIPHPDRNRSYDLAAQVAERMVEDAQEQAETEEADGEEAENEPLLVLRGAEITRSMPPGHLNAVLLEDVNPVMVDDATEAIREANRQGAFVFWNHPSWPAQKPDAITELTDMHRQLLDEGLFHGIEVVNEFWYSDNALQIALDHNLAILGTSDIHGLVDWEYDVPGGGHRPVTLVFAADRSLEGIGEALRMRRTAVWYKDILIGRPEHVQPLIEASLSVKTAEYEEGTSLLHVAIKNISDAPFTLRSRSEYTFAAATDLIVVKPHAVTWLHVKTGERGFRYELVFEVLNVVTAPSTHPEWTLTIEVEEMRESEGEEE